The genomic region aacttggaATAAAATATGGTgttagggtttgaacccaggtcagtctgtCACTCTAGTACtttatgtttgttgttgttgttaataatagttacttttacttttttttctaattaggcTATTTGAAGATATATGCAAGAGttatattctgaattttttttaccatttaagTCACTTGGTCAAATCTTCATGAGATGTTATATTTGAGTCATctctatttttaaactatatttgagTTTAAATCAGTGCGTCAATGAATCAGTGAAATGTGAGTCTTTTACTCACATTTTGCTTTTATCTTTCAGCCTGTTTtcactttttattgtattttatttttgccttccttttattttagagTTGCTccattttctatttctctaattCCCAAAATGCCATGATTTTCTTCTAAAAGAGATATATGCTATAATTTGTAGAATGAAGAATTTTTGTttctatgattttatatatattatttttaaacatactaAACATACTATATTTCACTTTTAAGAATGCTCTGATGCAGGATCATGTAACAAAAGTCTTATGCAGagtctaaaatgtatttttatcacaaaatacataatatataatttgtataatatatttatataaacatatattaaaaagaataatttttaatttaatttttattaagactaatgtaaattacaagtcttttatagttgtatttcagacacaaagtgacagtgaattagggccattcccaccaccaaagttgactGCCCTCCACcgtagttcccagcatgcatctcataccgcCACTATTTGTCCTCTGGACTGCTAATGTTATATTTCGGGTCTCTTGATTTTGTTGTCGTTGagtttggtttgggtatttaggtctgacaatttttgatttctactcagtgctcctgagactgcttggcccctgggtcctatCCTCTTAGAAAGAATTATTattgttaaatttaattattatttaaaagctGCTAGAAATAGCAAATAAGTTTACAAACTGTGAGGGAGGTAAAAAGTTCTCTGTGAGAGGCtggagcggtaaggcgtttgccttgcacgccccaGGACAGATCacgttggatcccccagcgttccatttggtcccccaagccaggaccaatttctgagcgcataaccaggagtaacttctgagcgtcactgggtgtgacctaaaaacgaaaaaaaaaaagtcccctgtGAATAACTGTCATACCCCTGTCATACCCATtgctgctcaggactcactcttgactgcactcagggatcactcctggcaatgatctgaagaccatatgtggtgctggggatttgaacacAGATCAGTGGGATGCAAAGTACtaatgtgctatctctatggcccagaatgatttaaaaaaaattttttttttgcttgtcacATCTGGCGAcgcccaggggtttctcctagctctgcactcagaaattgatcctggcaggcatggggaaccatatgggatgctcagattcaaaccacagtctgtcctgggttggctacatgaaggcaaatgctccaTCACTGTTCTGTCTCTTAGGCTCTTAGGATGATTAAATTTTTATGGGTAATTTGAGATCTTGATTTTATAATGTGTCCTTATCTGGAAGGAAAAAGTAATAGTAATGAATtgcatatttttgtgtgtttccaGATGAGGCAAGCCTTAATTAGATCTCAATTTGCTTGTACTTACAAAGATGACTACATGATAAACAAGAATAAATGGAATAATGGTGATTCAGCAACAGAGGCTACGTATACTCTTCACATGAAAAATGAACTTTCTGGTAATTGAACTTATTTGAGCAGTAAGCTATTATTGAAATATagtgtactattttattttattttatattgagtaAGCTAGACTTTCACAAAATATGAACATGGaatgtaaaaatttatatttttaacttttgtggGGTATACAtcaagtgatgctcaagggttactcttggcactgtattcaagagtcactcctggcagtgtggaaccatgtggaatgccaagaattgacCTTGAGTTGGTTGGCTGcaaagcaagcaagcaccttatacaTTGTACTGTCTCAGCaccaaaatgtatatatatgcatatacattaaaatatatatatttaaatttgtacatatacatatttaaattttttattgagaccattgtgaattacatagctgtatttcaggcatatagtgtcAGTGAATTAGAACCAttctcaccactagtgttgacctccctctactatagttcccagcatgcatcccatacgtctacccttagctccctggtctgctagtgtaacaggtctattttgtTAAGCTTGTTATATGTAGTttgtgtcttttgattttattgtcggtgactttggcttgggtatttagatctgaatattttttttccactcaatgcacCTGCGACCACTTAGCATCTGGGTCCCAtctacctattttttattttctctatttgtaggaagacatagatatatgaggcagaacaaaatgattcatgttctaaggttctatttatattttgcaaTTAAAGATAGCTTTTAGACTTTTTCTTAGAGTAATAGGACAGatctactctttttgtttttaccatttgttatgattctataattttttttatcttttaggtaacatggttacaaaaatgttaatgTTTATAGTTTTGCCATAAAAGTAATATATCTTCACTACTTGTGTCCAAGGGactgtttgatttaaaaaaatgcatgtagggatgggagagatagcatggaggtaaggcatttacctttcatgcagaaggtaatcggtttgaatcctggcatcccatatggtcccctgtgcctgccagcggcagtttctgagcacggagccaggaaaaacccctgagcactgctgggtgtgacccaaaaactacacacacacacacacaaaaatacatgtaaaaagaatttattaataatttgttgATATTAAATGTTAGAAATTATCTCAGGCATTCAAAGAAAGCAAATATTTGTTTGTAGGAATTATATGTAAATGTAGGTGATATGGTGATGTATAGTACACATATTAGGTACACAACAATGTGTAagcaatatatttcttttattctattttctttttcttttcttgggggggggtttgagtaACACCcgacacactcaggggttactcctttctctgtactcagaaattgctcctgtaggCTTAGAGTGGGGTGCCAGAACTCAAACCCGAGTCTGTTTcatgtcagttgcatgcaaggcaaatgccctgccactgtgctatggctccagccccaagtaatatatttataaagtagaATTTCGTCTATTTGTTAATTGTGTAatagaaatatttgttaaatgtcATAAGTTCTTAATATTCTTTAGTCATTACGTTATTGTAAAATTCACATGTGTAATAATACTAAGCATTATAtaattcctttcctcttttcatcTTGCATAACAGAGAGTGTCAGTTCCTCTGTTGGAAGACCCACAATTGGAACAAGTTCTGGAAATGTCCATCTGGAcagaagtaaaaatgaaaaagcaagaaAACCAAGTAGTCAGACAGGAAATAAAAGCTCAAAAAGGAAACAGGTGGATTTGGATGATGAAAATATTCTCTGTGATAAGGGAAATGAAACACCTCGATATAAAAATGTTAAGCTACCTAAGATATCGAACAGTTTGCAGAATAAATTGAATGGCAAGCTAACAAATGTTGCAAAAAGCAGTAAGAATACCACCAAGGACAAATTGCTTACTGGCCAGACAAAGTTAACTCAGTTTTTCAGACTGTGAATTTGTCTTGTATATGCTTTAGATTTATATCTAAGATCATTAGTCATAGCAGTGATTAGCCAAGCACCTAAATCCATGTATTATCCTAAGTTTTTAAGAGATCAGCATGTAAATTATGGTGCCTCATTATTTTGGTCTGAAGTATGTGTAAGTTTAGCATTTTAgacatgttttaaaaatactcaGAAGTCATAGTTAGTTATGCAGAATATTCAGTTTAATGGACAAATGAAATGTATCATTAATTAAGATAagacatattttaaaactttctttgtaaatagacatttaaaataatacaaatcatAGTAACTTTAAGGGTTTTTCTCTAAAAGACAActaaatgattttgttttcttcttaaaagATGATGTGGACCAATAGATACTAGACTTGCCAACAAGGTCGATAGACTCTTCCCAGCAtacacctgagcactgcaaggagaggaaatgtattgaaaataatattattacatAGAATTTATTAGCATAAAGATCTATAAAAGTTGATCTTTAAAAGAGTAGTTATTTTATCCTAAAACATGTGTTAATTTATTGTAATACATACATACTTATGCTACATACTGCTAAtgctgaataaataaaaattataatcactATTCAAGTGCTTTTTAATTACACATCTTTGGCTAGGTTTACTTGGTATCAAGTGTAATTGAAGTATAGTCTTATTTGACTTTAATATGGTTGGATCCAGTACAGTTAAGCTCAGTGTTCTATTTTTGGTATTCAGATCTAATAATTGAATTATGGGAAGACAACCAACTTACTGTCAAAATCTCTCCTTCCTATAGGAAATTTAGCTGAGTTTTCTTCTTCcccaatttctctcttttctggtGTTAATTCAATATTCTGAACTCCATTCTCCGCTGGAAAAGCTACAGATTCTTTTAGTGCAAGGTAAGGTTTTATAGCGAGATTCAGTGGCAGACCATGATTTAAGAAATTGTGCTTGGCACCTGCATTCTGTAAAGAAAAGGTTGATAAGTTTTTTAGTGGTTTTACAGGAAATGGAATTATAATACAATTGAATAATGAACTTactgat from Suncus etruscus isolate mSunEtr1 chromosome 11, mSunEtr1.pri.cur, whole genome shotgun sequence harbors:
- the PMCH gene encoding pro-MCH; translation: MAKMNLSSYMLILTFSLLSHGILFSASKSIRGIEDDMVFNTFRLGKALQKEDNAEKSVVAPSLEQYKSDETSFMNDEENKNSKNAGAKHNFLNHGLPLNLAIKPYLALKESVAFPAENGVQNIELTPEKREIGEEENSAKFPIGRRDFDMLRCMLGRVYRPCWQV